In Massilia sp. METH4, the genomic window TCCACAAGGCTCGCGGGCGCGCGACGCCGTGTTCTCGGCCGACGAGAAGTGGGTGTACGCCATCGTCGATACGACCGGCGAGAACGAAATCTGGCGCTTCGCGGCGGACGGCTCGGGCCACGGCGAACAACTGACCCGCGACGGCAACAATCACCGCTGGGCGCTCTACCCGTCGCCGGACGGGAAATGGATCGCCCACACGGACAAGAAGGGCCGCTGCTGGCTGCTGGAACTGGCCAGCCGCAAGCAGACGCTGGTGGACGACGCCGGCAAGTCCGGCATCGACCAGCACGACGACCTGGTGTGGTCGGCGGACAGCCGGAACATCGCGTTCGTGCGCAGCGCCAGCACGCAGCTGCGCGACCAGATCGGCCTGTACAACCTGGAGTCGAAGGAACTGGCCTTCGTCACAAGCGACCGCTACACGTCGGCCGACCCGGCGTTCTCGCCGGATGGCCGCTGGCTGTACTTCCTGTCGGCCCGTAACTTCAAGCTGTCGAACGGTTCGCCATGGGGCGACCGTAATATGGGACCCGTGTTCGACAAGCGCGTGGGCGTGTACGCTTTGGCACTGCAACAGGGTAACCGATTCCCGTTCAAGCCGGACGACGAGCTGTCCAGGACCGCGCCGCCGCCGCCGGAAACGGCCGAAGACAAGGCCGCCGAGAAGGCCGTCGAAAAGGCGGTGGACAAGCTGGCGCAGGCCAAGGATGGCAAGGAGGCCAAGGAACCTGTGAAGCCGGCCAGGCCCGCGCTGCCGGCGATCGTTTTCCGGGGCCTGGCGCAGCGGCTGTTCGAAGTGCCGCTGACCGCCGGCAATTACCGCCGCCTCGCCGTGGACGACAAGCGCCTGTATTTCATCGACGCCGATGGCGCGGACGGCAAGCCGGCATTGAAGACGCTGGCGATCGCCCGCACCGAACCGAAGCCCGAGACTTTCGCGGCAAACGTGCGCGACTTCGACCTGGCACCGGACCGCAAGCATGTGTATTACCGCACGATCTCGGCGGGCGCGGGAGAGATGTACATCGTCGACGCCGGCGCTAGGCAGCCCGCCGATATCTCCAAGGCGCGCGTGCGCGTGGAAGACTGGAGCATCGTGTCCAATCCCGTGCAGGAATGGAAGCAGATGTTCAACGATGCGTGGCGCATGCACCGCGACTTCCTGTACGACGTAAAGATGCGCGGCGTGAACTGGGTGGCGGTGCGCGACAAGTATGCGCCGCTCGTCGAGCGCGTGACCGATCGCGCCGAATTGAACGACATCCTCGGCATGATGGTGGCCGAGGTGGGCGCGCTGCACTCGCAGGTACAGCCCGGAGACATCCGCAAGGCGGCGCCGGAGGGCACGCCATCGGGCCTGGGCGCCGTGCTCACCCGCGTGAAGAACGGCTACCGGGTCGATCGCGTGTACCGCACCGAGCAGGAGCTGCCGGCCGAACGCGCCCCGCTGGCGCAGCCCGACGTGGACGTGAAGGAGGGCGACGTGATCACTGCCGTCAACGGCAAGAGCGTGCTGGAAGCGCGGCACATCGCCGACCTGCTGCTGAACCAGGCCGGCCGGCAGGTGCTGTTGAACGTGCAACCAGCGTCTGGAAAACCACGTGCCGTCATCGTCGTGCCCGTGTCGACGACGCGGGAATCCGCATTGCAGTACAGCGACTGGGAGCAGGGCAGGGCACGCCAGGTGGCCGAGGCGTCGGATGGCCGCATCGGCTACCTGCACCTGCGCGCGATGGGCGCGGACGATATCGCCGCGTTCGCGCGCGACTTCTACGCCAACGTCGACCGCGATGGCCTGATCATCGACGTGCGGCGCAATCGCGGCGGCAATATCGACAGCTGGATCATCGAGAAGCTGCTGCGCAAGGCGTGGGCGTTCTGGACCAATCCGGGCGGGCAGGCATCGCCAAACATGCAGAACACCTTCCGGGGCCATCTCGTGGTGCTGGTCGACGAACTCACCTATTCGGATGGCGAAACCTTCGCCGCCGGCGTCAAGGCGCTCGGCCTGGGGCCGCTGGTCGGCAAGCGCACCGCCGGTGCCGGCGTGTGGCTCAGCGACCGCAACCGGCTGGCCGACAATGGCATGGTGCGCGTGGCCGAGTTGGGGCAGTTCGACAGCGACAAGGGTCAGTGGCTGATCGAGGGCGTGGGTGTCATCCCCGACGTGGAGGTGGACAACCTGCCGCGCGCCACGTTCACGGGCCGCGACCGCCAGCTGGAAGTGGCGATCGAGATGCTGAGGAAGAAGGTGCAGGAAGCGCCGGTGAAGCCGTACAGCCCGCAGGCGATTCCAGCCCTGAACCAATGACCTACGGGGCCAGGCCGCGCACCTGCGCCGCCCGCCGCCGCGACACCTCCACCGTCATGCCGCCGGGCAGCAGCAGGCAGAGCCCGCCGGCATCGTTGGCCTGCATCCGCTCCACGAAGGCGAGGTTGACGATATGCCGCCGGCTGGCGCGCAGGAAGCTCGCGGGATCGAGCCGTTCTTCGAGGTGGGTGAGGGAACGCAGCACGAGCGGCCGCACGTCGTCGAAATAGACGCGCGTGTAATTGCCTTCCGATTCGAACAACCGGATATTGTCCAGTGCCGGGAACCAGCAACGGTCGCCGTCGCGGATGAACAGCTTGCGCGGCGCGGCTGGCATGCCCGGTTGCGGCAGCCCAAGCCGCGCCGCGGCGCGTTGCAATGCGTGCGCGAGCCGATCCGCCCGGATCGGCTTTTGCAGGTAGTCCAGCGCGTTCACTTCGAAAGCCTGCAGGGCATACCGGTCGAAGGCCGTGGTGAAGATCACCTCCGGCGTGCTGTCCAGGGCCTGCAGCAGGTCGAAGCCGCTGGCGCCGGGCATCTGCACGTCGAGCAGCATCAGGTCCGGGCGCAGTGCCGCCACCTGGGCGATCGCCTGCTCGGCGTTGGCCGCCTCGCCGACGATTTCGATATCCGGGTGCGCGGCGAGCAGGCGCCGCAGTTCGGCGCGCGCCAGGCGTTCGTCGTCGACGATCAGTATCCTCATCATGCGGCCGCCGGCAATTGCAGCGTGGCGCGCACCCAGCCATCGCGTTCGGCCAGTTCCAGGCTGGCGCCGCGGCCGACGGCCAGCTCGATCCGCTTGCGCGCATTGGCCAGGCCCACGCGCGTCGAGCCATCCTGGCGACGGATGGCGCCCGCGTTGGCGATCTCCACCAGCGTGTTCCCTTCGCCGCGCCAGGCGCGGATATGGATTTCGCTGCCGGTCATGCTCAGTTCCACGCCATACTTTACGGCGTTCTCGACGAGCGTTTGCAGCGACATCGGCGGCACCATCACTTGCTCCAGCCCGGCTTCGATATCGAAGCGCACGCGCAGCCTTTCCTCGAAGCGGATTTTCTCGATCGCCAGGTAGGAGCGCACGGCGTCCAGCTCCGCCGCCAACGGCACGGTTTCCACATGCCCGGATTGCAGCGCATAGCGCATCAGGCCAGCCAGTTGGTCGATCATGCGGGCCGCGCAATCGGGGTCTTCATAGATCAGCGCCCGTACGCTGTTCAGGCTGTTAAAGAAGAAGTGCGGATTGACCTGCGCCTGCAAGGCGCGCAATTCGACATCCTTGGCATGCAATTCCAAACGCAGCGTTTCCGCTTCGAGCCGACTGGCCCGCCGCAGCGAAAGTGCCATCACATAGGCGACGTTCCACACAACGAAGTTGCCGGTCCACGACAGCAGGGCGATGGGCAGCCAGCCGAAGTTGTCGATCGGCCGCATGAAGACATGGATCGCCATGGCGACACTGACGACCATCGCGGGCCCCAGGACGAGCGCGGAAGCGGCGGCCAGCCGCCAGTCGACGCCGCGCTGCGCCCAGCCGCGCCGCTTGACGAAGCGGTGCCACCGGTCCGACACGAACAGCGCGGAAACGAAGGTCCACAGCACCACCGCGCCGACGCCCCGATTGCCGGCATACATGACGGCCTGGAACAGCGCGACGAGCCCCCAGCCGCAGCCCTGGCAGATCCAGTACCAGTTCAGGCGCGCGATGATGGGAAGCGATGGCATGGTCGACAAGGCGGGCGGCTCACTTCAGGAATCGGTCGATGCGATCATACATCCAGGCCGGATCGTCGTACATGATGAAATGGCGGGCCTTCTCCGCCATCTCCACTTGCGCGCCGGGCAGCTTTGCGTATTGCATCCGGTACACCTGTTCGATCGCGGCGCGCGGCGCGAAGTCCTTGTAGGCCACCCAGGTACCGAGCACCAGCGTGGGGGCCTTGATCTTCGCGATGTCTTCGCGCAGGTCGTTCGCCATCAGCTCGTACATCGCACCCGCCACCGCCTTGCGATCCGAGCGCTGGCCCCAGCCGGCGATCCGTTCCACGTCCTCCGTCTTGCTGGCCATCGTCGCCACGGCGCGGCGCTGGTTGGCGGCATGGGTGGCATCGTCGCTCGCCAGTATCTGGTCGCGCGTGCCGGCGGCCATCTGCCGCAATTGCTCCGCCGTGATATTGGGCACCTGCGTCGCGCCGAGCGCGGGCAGCGCATCGACGATGACGAGCTTGCCGACCATCTCCGGGTGCGCGGCCGCGAATCGCAGCGCGAGGTAGCCGCCCAGGCTGTGGCCGATGACGACCGGCTGGCCGAGCTTGTTGGCGGCAATATAGCCGGCCAGCTGGCTTTCCACCTGCGGCAGCAAGTCCCCGTCGATGGCCGGCTGGCCGGCAAAGCCGGCAAGCGTGAGCACGTGGCATTGGCGCGGCCCGCACAGGTGCTGGACCGTGCCTTGCCACACCTCGCCGGATGAGGCAAGGCCGGGGATCAGGATCACGGCGGGGCCGGTTCCGGTCACTTCCACCTTGAAGGCGCTGGCGGCAAGCGCGGGCACTGCGATGGACAGGGATGCGGCAAGTGCCGCCACGATCAGTTGACGTTTCATGGTGTTCCTCCTTGCAACGAATGGTCGCACCGGCGGCGCGCCGGTGGCACCACACCATGATGAGTGGCGGAAAACGAGGATGAACGGCATCCTTTGCAGCGAAAGTGCTGCGCAGCTCAGCCTCCCGCTTCCTCGCGCAGGCGCCGCCACAGCGTGGTGCGGCTGATGCCGAGGTAGGCCGCGGCGGCGTCGCGCCGGCCGTTGAACCGGCGCAGCACGTCGGTGGCGCGTTCCGCTGCCGCCGGTGCGATGTCGCCGGCCGATGGCGCCAGCTCGGGTCCCGCCGCGAGCACGAAAGCCGGTGTGAGCGCCTGCAGCGGCTCGGCGGCCAGGAAGAGGGCCAGGCGCTCGCACAGGTTGCGCAGCTCGCGCACATTGCCGGGCCAGGCGTGGCGCGTCAGCAGCGGCGCGCAAGCCTGCAATTCGGCTTGCAGGTTCGGGTGCGCGCGCGCGCCCAGCGCCGCCAGCGCATTGCGCAGCAGCCACTCGGCCAGCGGCACGATGTCGGCAGTGCGTTCGCGCAGCGACGGCAATTGCAGCCGCAGCACGGCCAGGCGATAAAACAGGTCGGCGCGGAAGCGCCCGTCGCGCACGCGCTGCGCGAGGTCGCAATGGGTGGCGCTGACGATGCGCACATCGACCGGCACCGGTCGCGTGCCGCCCACGCGCACCACCTCGCGCTCTTCCAGCACGCGCAGCAGGCGCGTCTGCAGGGCCAGCGGCATTTCGCCGATCTCGTCAAGGAGCAGCGTTCCCCCATTGGCGGCTTCGAACAGGCCGGGCCGCCCGCCGCGCCGGGCACCCGTGAACGCGCCTTCCTCGTGGCCGAACAATTCCGATTCCAGCAGCGATTCGGCGATGGCGCCGCAATTCACGGCCAGGAACGGGCGACTGCCGCCATGCGCGGCGGCGCGGTGGATTGCCTGCGCCGCCAGTTCCTTGCCGCTGCCGGTCTCGCCCTGGATCAGCACCGTGGCGTTCGAGCGGGCGTACAGCACCACCGCCTGCCGCACCTTT contains:
- a CDS encoding S41 family peptidase codes for the protein MTLRRLLRSVPIAASLLATATAALAAAPYLRYPAVRGDAVVFTAEGDLWRATAQGGAAQRLTTHAAAETHAALSPDGKWVAFAGSYEGAQDAYVMPLAGGLPKRLTFENGGVIVLGWTAQGEVLVSTFRSIGPGAHRVVAAVQPATLERRVFAVADANDAVLDDAGKTLYFTRHGLVMTGDNVRHYRGGAHAQLWRFDLEGGREAQRVFPDSGGNDRRPMWWQGRLYFVSDRGGTDNLWSANPDGSNARQLTAHKDWDVRNAALGDGRIVYQLGADLHLLDLAGNATRQLPISLVSDFDQQRSRLIRSPLEALTNVQLAAKEERVVLTARGRVTIAGTGSQRRVEIAIPQGSRARDAVFSADEKWVYAIVDTTGENEIWRFAADGSGHGEQLTRDGNNHRWALYPSPDGKWIAHTDKKGRCWLLELASRKQTLVDDAGKSGIDQHDDLVWSADSRNIAFVRSASTQLRDQIGLYNLESKELAFVTSDRYTSADPAFSPDGRWLYFLSARNFKLSNGSPWGDRNMGPVFDKRVGVYALALQQGNRFPFKPDDELSRTAPPPPETAEDKAAEKAVEKAVDKLAQAKDGKEAKEPVKPARPALPAIVFRGLAQRLFEVPLTAGNYRRLAVDDKRLYFIDADGADGKPALKTLAIARTEPKPETFAANVRDFDLAPDRKHVYYRTISAGAGEMYIVDAGARQPADISKARVRVEDWSIVSNPVQEWKQMFNDAWRMHRDFLYDVKMRGVNWVAVRDKYAPLVERVTDRAELNDILGMMVAEVGALHSQVQPGDIRKAAPEGTPSGLGAVLTRVKNGYRVDRVYRTEQELPAERAPLAQPDVDVKEGDVITAVNGKSVLEARHIADLLLNQAGRQVLLNVQPASGKPRAVIVVPVSTTRESALQYSDWEQGRARQVAEASDGRIGYLHLRAMGADDIAAFARDFYANVDRDGLIIDVRRNRGGNIDSWIIEKLLRKAWAFWTNPGGQASPNMQNTFRGHLVVLVDELTYSDGETFAAGVKALGLGPLVGKRTAGAGVWLSDRNRLADNGMVRVAELGQFDSDKGQWLIEGVGVIPDVEVDNLPRATFTGRDRQLEVAIEMLRKKVQEAPVKPYSPQAIPALNQ
- a CDS encoding LytTR family DNA-binding domain-containing protein — its product is MMRILIVDDERLARAELRRLLAAHPDIEIVGEAANAEQAIAQVAALRPDLMLLDVQMPGASGFDLLQALDSTPEVIFTTAFDRYALQAFEVNALDYLQKPIRADRLAHALQRAAARLGLPQPGMPAAPRKLFIRDGDRCWFPALDNIRLFESEGNYTRVYFDDVRPLVLRSLTHLEERLDPASFLRASRRHIVNLAFVERMQANDAGGLCLLLPGGMTVEVSRRRAAQVRGLAP
- a CDS encoding histidine kinase, with translation MPSLPIIARLNWYWICQGCGWGLVALFQAVMYAGNRGVGAVVLWTFVSALFVSDRWHRFVKRRGWAQRGVDWRLAAASALVLGPAMVVSVAMAIHVFMRPIDNFGWLPIALLSWTGNFVVWNVAYVMALSLRRASRLEAETLRLELHAKDVELRALQAQVNPHFFFNSLNSVRALIYEDPDCAARMIDQLAGLMRYALQSGHVETVPLAAELDAVRSYLAIEKIRFEERLRVRFDIEAGLEQVMVPPMSLQTLVENAVKYGVELSMTGSEIHIRAWRGEGNTLVEIANAGAIRRQDGSTRVGLANARKRIELAVGRGASLELAERDGWVRATLQLPAAA
- a CDS encoding alpha/beta hydrolase, whose translation is MKRQLIVAALAASLSIAVPALAASAFKVEVTGTGPAVILIPGLASSGEVWQGTVQHLCGPRQCHVLTLAGFAGQPAIDGDLLPQVESQLAGYIAANKLGQPVVIGHSLGGYLALRFAAAHPEMVGKLVIVDALPALGATQVPNITAEQLRQMAAGTRDQILASDDATHAANQRRAVATMASKTEDVERIAGWGQRSDRKAVAGAMYELMANDLREDIAKIKAPTLVLGTWVAYKDFAPRAAIEQVYRMQYAKLPGAQVEMAEKARHFIMYDDPAWMYDRIDRFLK
- the prpR gene encoding propionate catabolism operon regulatory protein PrpR — protein: MTYLTSGDTDKPVIWTVSMSRLSDLFRDITPEYDALATIEPIHLGFDEAVRQIRDRLATERCDAVISAGSNAAYLKGRLSVPVVVAKASGTDMMRALARARRVSERIAVVTYQQPMPELADFAATFGFDVVQRTYVTKEDALAQVQELKAGGIRAIVGAGLITDLAEDAGLAGVFVYSAASIRQAFDDALEIARLAQLESGGGRRRTRAGAVQDTLRARHGLADLRGESPAMEKVRQAVVLYARSNATVLIQGETGSGKELAAQAIHRAAAHGGSRPFLAVNCGAIAESLLESELFGHEEGAFTGARRGGRPGLFEAANGGTLLLDEIGEMPLALQTRLLRVLEEREVVRVGGTRPVPVDVRIVSATHCDLAQRVRDGRFRADLFYRLAVLRLQLPSLRERTADIVPLAEWLLRNALAALGARAHPNLQAELQACAPLLTRHAWPGNVRELRNLCERLALFLAAEPLQALTPAFVLAAGPELAPSAGDIAPAAAERATDVLRRFNGRRDAAAAYLGISRTTLWRRLREEAGG